The Chlorocebus sabaeus isolate Y175 chromosome 11, mChlSab1.0.hap1, whole genome shotgun sequence genomic interval ttcCAGTCACAGCAGTGGGGATACAGTAGCTGAATCGGTCCTCCACCCCCTGCAGGGGAGTGGGTGGGTAAGCAGCCGAGTCCATTCTCCATCCGCGGGGAAAAGGAGCTGGGAGTAGGGTAGGGTAGGAACCCCAGCTGCAAAGAGAATGGGCTGGAAGCCGggagggggctggaggagggaggagaaatcAAGCCTGAGGCTTCTGTCACAGCCCCATCTCATCCGCTGCAATGATCTGTGCATAAGTGTGCGTGTGAGTGTGCGGGGGCGGTGGTGATGGGAGGATGAACAGGGCGGGACAAGGGGAGCTGGTGCTGCCGCCCTCACCTGACCTTCTCACTGTCCGTCATCTGCCAGAGTCCCAGGTTGAGTACCTTGAGGCAGGGCAGCTGCGTGATGCGCTCCAGGCCGCGCTTGGTGATTCGGGTGCAGCCGTACAGGTCTATGCCGGTGAGCTGGCTCAGGTGCTCAGCGATCAGCTCCAGGCCCTTGTCCGTGATGCGCACACACTGTCCAATGTTGAGCGTGCGCAGCCCGTGCATCTGCCGCACCATGCGGTTGATGCCATCATCACTGATGTGGCaggagcagagggagagagacttgAGGCCATCCAGCCCCTGGGCTATGTAAGCCAGACTCTGGTCTCCCACCTTGTCACAGAACGACACATCCAGCCCCGAGAGGCGCAGGCTGCCCATGGCCAGATGCATGATGCCCGTGTCACTGATGTTGTCACAGGAGCGCAGGTTGAGGCTGCGCAGGCTGCCCATGTGCGACAGGTGCAGGAGGCCAGCGTCCGAGATGCCCCCACAGAAGCTGAGGTTGAGGAGCCTCAGGCCCGTCAGCCCTCGGGAGATGTGCTTTAGAGAAAGATCTGTGAGCTTCTGGCAGTCCTGTAGCGTGAGCTGCTCCAGGCCCAGGCAGCCCTCCGCAGCGCTGCGCGTCATGCCGGCCAGGTGCCCGATGCCGACATCCGAGAGGTGGCGGCAGCTGCGGAGGTTAAGGCTCTTGAGGCGCTGCAGACCCCAGGCGATGAGCAAAAGGCCAGTGTTGGTGATGTTGCTGCAACCCCCCAGCTCCAGCACCTCCAGGCCCTTAAGATACTGGGCTATGCGGCCCAGGCTGCTGTCAGTGATCTGCTTGCAGAGGCTCAGGTTGAGAGCGCGCAGGGAGCCGATCTCCTGCACAAACGCGTGGCCCAGCCCGTTGTCGGTGAGGTTGTAGCAGCCGCTGAGGTTGAGGCTCTCGATGTTGGCCATGCCCTGGATCACGTAGCTGAGGCTGCGGCGGAGGCTCAGGATCTGCACGCGGCGGATGCCCCGGGCCTGCAGGCTGGGGAACAGCGACGGGTTGGCCCGGCGCAGGTGCAGCTTGGCCTCCACCCCCCGCCACACCGACTTGTGGTAGGCGGCGTCCCGCCAGGCCGTGCACACCTGCGCCGCGCGCCCCTTGTCCCGGACGTCCAGGTAGCCGAAGATCATGGCCAGCAGCTCCGGGAACAGGCAGGAGATGTGGGTCtccatcttcctcctcccccctccgCGGCGCTGGGGGGAGGAGGCGCGGGCCCCGCCGCTCCGGACTCGGGCAGACGACGAGAGCGCTTCTCCccagccgccgccgctgccgccgcctcGGGCCCAACGGCCGGCCCCTCCCCGCCTTCCGgctccggccgccgccgccgctcctcCTCCTGGtccgtccgtccttccttcctgccGGCTGCGCCTCCGGCCCGGCCCTCCCCCGCCCCGGGCTCCGCGCGGCGCTCACATCCCGGGCGGGGAAGGCGCCTCGCTCTCGCTCCCGGAGGCCGGCCGCCGCCGCCTCGGCTCTACCCACGCCGCGCCCGGGCCGCGCCGCTCCGCCCGCGCCGCCGCGCCCACGCCCCCTGccgcatcctccgcctcctgccGCCGCCGCTGCTCCGCGGGCCGGCGGGCGGCGAGGGGGCCCCGGGGGCCGGGCGCACGGGCTCCGGGCGCGGAGGAGGCTTCCTGCTGCCTTTGTCTCTCGCCCGCTTTTCAAACCTCCCAGCCCCGGGCCGCCCGCACTCCGCCGCCCAGGCGGGGGGACCAGGAGGCCAATCCCGGCTGGCGGCGCGCGTTCCTTCTCCCCCGCCGTCCGCGGCCACTTGGGAGCTGCCGGCCCCCGCACCGAGGACGCCGCGGCCGTCCGGCCGGAGCGCGGCTCCGCGCAGACCCCGGGCGAGCAGGCGGGCCGCGCGTTTGGTAGCGCCCGGGCCGGCTCCGGCTCCGCCGCCCTGCAGCGCGTCCCCTCCGCCGCTCCCGCTCCCCCGCGCCCGCGCAATGGTACGGGCCTGCGCTGCCGGAACTGTGGAGCCGTTGCCCTGGAAACCGAGTTCGGCCTGGTCCCGTGGCCCCTGGTTTTTAACCCTGTGGGCGCCGTGCGGGAGCAGCAGCTGTCAGCCGAGCGCCGCCCCACCCGGCTGCTTTTCACCCCGCAGCCCGTTATTGAGCCGTTCCCTCTCTGGGCCACGCCCCAGCCccgttccttctttttctttgctgttgAAGTCTGCGCAACCCCTTCCCACAGTTTACCCCTACAGTCCCTGACCCTTACTTCACACCCCTCTCCCTTGATTATCCCTGCGACAGCCTCCTCCTATAGCGGTGCTCAATAATCATCACCCCAACTCTCCTATTCTTGCTGTCCCTAATGCCCCTTAACACCTCTCATTATCACACCCCCTGCTTCCCCGGTTGGAGCTGTTTCCTACGACTCCTTTCTCTCCACTCTTGTGTCTTAAATTGTAGAGAAACTGGGCTTTACTCATCTTAAACAATGACCCCCTCCAGTCGGTGTTCTAGAAATTTCTAGAATTGTCTGTACTTCCTTCTAGCATCTTCTGATGGTTTCCAGACATGCTGTGTGTGTTCCCCTCGGTACTGGATATATCAAAACTTCCCTCTACCTCTGCAGGCTGCTGCACTACCAATACCCTCAGCCCAGTTTGCTTAGAGGGGAACAGCCTTCCCTAAACCTTGTTTTAGGAGCTTTCGCCTTGTCATCAGCCTTAGACTATCAGTTGCATGGCTCAGTTGTACTGATAGTCAATATATTCGTATATGCTGAATCTAGTTTACTTTTTGATGAAAATGGAATGACAGTTGAACTTGGTTTAAGACAGTCCAGTCGTGTCTGTTGGTTTATCAACTGTTTTATGGAAACAGGGCACAATTACATTCTAGGATGTAGCCCCTGGGTCCTCAATGTCCGTACTAAGGATAGAATTTCAGAAGTTTCATTTTAACTACCCCCAAACCAAGAATTTTTGGATCAGAGAAAATGACcctctgtattttaatttatggATCCACACAACTAGATACAACACAACCGGATTTATCAGAAAGGGAAAAtggtttcattgattctttgagGACCTGAACAAGATTTGGAAGGGGTTCGATGTTCAGCGTAGGAGAGTAACTTTCGCTAAAGCAACCAATATTGGACCAAATACGTACAAATTCAGTAATAGGCATACTACACCTTTTACACCCCTACCACTCCTCTTTCCTAAATCAGGAAATGCAGGAGCAAAAATTCTCGCCAGCTTGTTACCTCACCCACATTACACGCAGTGTGAAGCCCATAGATTTTTATAACCTTCCTGAAAAAAATAGACTGTACTGTTAGTCATCCAGTACCTCCAGATGTACGGTGGCAGTAAGTGTCACGATTCCGGGGTATGCCTGGGCTTCACTCTTCTCCTGGGGGTTATCTAGGCTTTTATTCTTATCAGTCACTTCTGCCTAAACTTTGACCTTAAATTCTGCGTGAAAGTCACTTTTTGGTTGTTCTGTGCACCTGGATGTGTTTGGATTGATGTCAAGGCCTTAATCCAAAGCACCTTCGTGTAACTTAATCCTGTTTAATACAAAACAAAGTACCCCACACATTTGGGGGGAATTTTAGACAGGGGGCCTGACCAGGCTCAGACTAAGAAGGAGTTTAAAGGTTTTCCTTCTCTAGAAAGGCCTTCGTTCTCAAATCTGAAGAGTCATTCAGAGGCATCTGGAAGCACTTTCTCTAGAAGTTGGCTGTCTGGTCCTTGTTCTAGCAACAGTTTTTCTTGACTTGAATTCTAGAATCTTACTAACACAGAGCCTTTTATTTAAGGCACTCAAGGATATATATTACAAGGATTTTCAgcaataaataggaaaatatagCATCAAGAAGCATcacagaaaaagctttctggggaAAAGGAACTAGGGCATAGAATGAGCCGTATGCAGAATCTGAACACCTGGTGCCTATGCCACGGGCGAAACAATCCCCTTTCTGGGTCTCGGTTTCCTTGTGTTACACCAGGGTGATTTGACTAGGTAATCTTCAGGGACCTTTCCAGTAGGAACACCGTCAGGCCAAGAGCCTAGCATACCGTCTCCTTAGCGTATGGAAGTATACCTTGTTCCTAATGCAGGCTCCAGATATTAAGAATAATTTCAAATGCAGTAACTTCTTGGGAGTTTTGGTTTATGCTCAGACTTAGGACCCAAAAATATATGGAGAGTATGTATAGATAGGAGACTGATTGTCTGGCAAAGATATATACCAATGAAGAAAATTCCGTGGCTTgctcttcatatt includes:
- the FBXL14 gene encoding F-box/LRR-repeat protein 14 isoform X2; protein product: METHISCLFPELLAMIFGYLDVRDKGRAAQVCTAWRDAAYHKSVWRGVEAKLHLRRANPSLFPSLQARGIRRVQILSLRRSLSYVIQGMANIESLNLSGCYNLTDNGLGHAFVQEIGSLRALNLSLCKQITDSSLGRIAQYLKGLEVLELGGCSNITNTGLLLIAWGLQRLKSLNLRSCRHLSDVGIGHLAGMTRSAAEGCLGLEQLTLQDCQKLTDLSLKHISRGLTGLRLLNLSFCGGISDAGLLHLSHMGSLRSLNLRSCDNISDTGIMHLAMGSLRLSGLDVSFCDKVGDQSLAYIAQGLDGLKSLSLCSCHISDDGINRMVRQMHGLRTLNIGQCVRITDKGLELIAEHLSQLTGIDLYGCTRITKRGLERITQLPCLKVLNLGLWQMTDSEKVRRHEGIFLHYSL
- the FBXL14 gene encoding F-box/LRR-repeat protein 14 isoform X1, with amino-acid sequence METHISCLFPELLAMIFGYLDVRDKGRAAQVCTAWRDAAYHKSVWRGVEAKLHLRRANPSLFPSLQARGIRRVQILSLRRSLSYVIQGMANIESLNLSGCYNLTDNGLGHAFVQEIGSLRALNLSLCKQITDSSLGRIAQYLKGLEVLELGGCSNITNTGLLLIAWGLQRLKSLNLRSCRHLSDVGIGHLAGMTRSAAEGCLGLEQLTLQDCQKLTDLSLKHISRGLTGLRLLNLSFCGGISDAGLLHLSHMGSLRSLNLRSCDNISDTGIMHLAMGSLRLSGLDVSFCDKVGDQSLAYIAQGLDGLKSLSLCSCHISDDGINRMVRQMHGLRTLNIGQCVRITDKGLELIAEHLSQLTGIDLYGCTRITKRGLERITQLPCLKVLNLGLWQMTDSEKEARGDFSPLFTVRARGSSRR
- the FBXL14 gene encoding F-box/LRR-repeat protein 14 isoform X3 codes for the protein METHISCLFPELLAMIFGYLDVRDKGRAAQVCTAWRDAAYHKSVWRGVEAKLHLRRANPSLFPSLQARGIRRVQILSLRRSLSYVIQGMANIESLNLSGCYNLTDNGLGHAFVQEIGSLRALNLSLCKQITDSSLGRIAQYLKGLEVLELGGCSNITNTGLLLIAWGLQRLKSLNLRSCRHLSDVGIGHLAGMTRSAAEGCLGLEQLTLQDCQKLTDLSLKHISRGLTGLRLLNLSFCGGISDAGLLHLSHMGSLRSLNLRSCDNISDTGIMHLAMGSLRLSGLDVSFCDKVGDQSLAYIAQGLDGLKSLSLCSCHISDDGINRMVRQMHGLRTLNIGQCVRITDKGLELIAEHLSQLTGIDLYGCTRITKRGLERITQLPCLKEARGDFSPLFTVRARGSSRR